The window CACGATTCTGTCAAACTCTTCCTCACTCAGCTTCAATCAGGGCTACCGCTTAAGGTCCTCCATCCTGCTCTGGACATAGGCGTCACGTATGGCTACGTAGGGATCTATAGCCGCTGCCTTGAGGGCCTCGTAATCGCCGATATGGAAGGACGCCTTATTTACTGCTTCATGGGCGTAAAGGCCTATCGTGACCGGGTCAAAAAAGTTTGAACTGATGTACGTGGTCGGCTTCAGGAGCCAGTCACCCGCAAACCCCACAGTGTCGCGTGGGCTGGACGGTCCAAGAATAGGCCAGACAAGGTAGAAGCCGAACCCGACGCCATATATGCCAAGGGTCTGACCCAGGTCGGCGTTACGTCCCTTTATCCCGAAACACTCGCCGGCACAGTCGCGCAGACCTCCGACACCGATTGTCGAGTTGATTACAAACCGCGCCAATTCCTTTCCTGCATAGCCGGGCTCGCCCTGAAGCAGGTTATTGACGATCCGGATCGGCGCCTTCAGATTGTAGTAGAAATTGGTGAACAGACCGCGAATCTCTTCGGGCAGAGCAGCCTTGTAACCGATAGCAACGGGTTTCAGCACCCAGAAGTAGAGCTTGTCATTAAAGTGATACATGGCCCTGTTCCAGGGCTCGATGGGATCTGCGATTTGTGCCCCTTTCGCACCGGGTGCCTCCACCTCTTCCTCTGTCACGTTGCCATACTCATCATCCGATTTCAATGTCGTAGATGCGGACGCGGTTGGCTTACGCTCCCCGGCTGCCTGCGCTGTCCCTTCGTGCGGCTGTAAAGATGGGGGCACGCTTGAGGGGGTGTCTTCGCAACGCGCGGACGGAACACTGAGCGCCACTGCCCATGCGACAAACAGACAGAGC is drawn from Syntrophorhabdales bacterium and contains these coding sequences:
- a CDS encoding VacJ family lipoprotein, with amino-acid sequence MKVRTPESKRDGRRYGLKALTLCLFVAWAVALSVPSARCEDTPSSVPPSLQPHEGTAQAAGERKPTASASTTLKSDDEYGNVTEEEVEAPGAKGAQIADPIEPWNRAMYHFNDKLYFWVLKPVAIGYKAALPEEIRGLFTNFYYNLKAPIRIVNNLLQGEPGYAGKELARFVINSTIGVGGLRDCAGECFGIKGRNADLGQTLGIYGVGFGFYLVWPILGPSSPRDTVGFAGDWLLKPTTYISSNFFDPVTIGLYAHEAVNKASFHIGDYEALKAAAIDPYVAIRDAYVQSRMEDLKR